In Nocardia asteroides, a single genomic region encodes these proteins:
- a CDS encoding acyl-CoA dehydrogenase family protein, whose product MHNVADLVERTTQFINEQVVPVEREVVVDGRVMDDALRLELQKLAREAGVFGPLSDPRYGGLGLNTAEQAQVLEAAGASLLGPLSLNAWAPDDGNIHLLAHVANEEQQRRYLAPLAAGEVRSAIAMTEPAPGAGSDPGMLRTYARETDGGWVIDGAKHFCTGAQGAAFVICVANTDDGATMFLVDADNPGFRVGRRMPTMDYTSAPGGHCEVFFEECEVPDSAVLGAVGHGLPLAQVRLAPSRLVFAMNWLGLAVRGHHLALRHINARTSFGSPIAEHGMAQALVADSEMDIVAARGVIRTAAETIDAHGPTASQSRHEASIAKTFVSEAVWRVLDRAVQLHGGLGVCEDHLVARFLIEARAFRIYEGPSEVLRTSIARRALRAHR is encoded by the coding sequence ATGCACAACGTCGCGGATCTGGTGGAGCGGACCACGCAGTTCATCAACGAGCAGGTTGTCCCGGTGGAGCGCGAGGTCGTCGTCGACGGCCGGGTGATGGACGACGCGCTGCGGCTGGAGCTGCAGAAACTGGCCAGGGAGGCGGGGGTCTTCGGGCCGCTCTCCGATCCGCGCTACGGCGGGCTCGGACTGAACACCGCGGAGCAGGCGCAGGTGCTGGAGGCGGCGGGCGCCAGCCTGCTCGGCCCGCTCTCGCTGAACGCCTGGGCGCCCGACGACGGCAACATCCACCTGCTCGCGCACGTCGCGAACGAGGAGCAGCAGCGCCGCTACCTGGCTCCGCTGGCCGCGGGCGAGGTCCGCTCGGCCATCGCCATGACCGAGCCCGCGCCGGGGGCGGGCTCCGATCCCGGCATGCTGCGGACCTACGCCAGGGAGACCGACGGCGGCTGGGTGATCGACGGCGCCAAGCACTTCTGCACCGGCGCGCAGGGGGCGGCCTTCGTCATCTGCGTGGCGAACACCGATGACGGCGCCACCATGTTCCTGGTCGACGCGGACAATCCGGGCTTCCGGGTCGGGCGGCGGATGCCGACCATGGACTACACCAGCGCGCCGGGCGGGCACTGCGAGGTGTTCTTCGAGGAGTGCGAGGTGCCCGACTCGGCGGTGCTCGGCGCGGTCGGCCACGGGCTGCCGCTGGCCCAGGTCCGGCTGGCACCCTCGCGGCTGGTGTTCGCGATGAACTGGCTCGGGCTCGCGGTGCGCGGGCACCACCTGGCGCTGCGGCACATCAACGCGCGCACCTCGTTCGGGTCGCCGATCGCCGAGCACGGCATGGCGCAGGCACTGGTCGCGGACAGCGAGATGGACATCGTCGCGGCGCGCGGCGTCATCCGCACCGCCGCCGAGACCATCGACGCGCACGGCCCGACCGCCTCGCAGTCGCGGCACGAGGCGTCGATCGCGAAGACCTTCGTCTCCGAGGCGGTCTGGCGGGTGCTGGACCGCGCGGTGCAGCTGCACGGCGGGCTCGGCGTCTGCGAGGACCACCTGGTCGCCCGGTTCCTGATCGAGGCGCGGGCGTTCCGGATCTACGAGGGCCCGTCCGAGGTGCTGCGCACCTCCATCGCCCGCCGCGCGCTGCGCGCACACCGCTGA
- a CDS encoding PDR/VanB family oxidoreductase, with protein MTDITARVRARRDEAEGVFALDLADASGAPLPRWRPGAHIDVAVGPTGVRQYSLCGDPGDSASWRIAVLHEPGGRGGSDHLHRTALEGSLLQVSEPRNNFELVEAEEYLFVAGGIGITPILAMTTTAAAPWSLYYGGRSRAHMAFAGLLAERHPDATRLLPQDEHGLLPITELLDRHPRATVYCCGPEPLLAATVAAGTERGMPVHVERFAPKPVVAGADTEFEVRLASTGRTFVVPPGRSIADVLEGAGVPVITSCREGTCGSCETTVLAGAVDHRDSLLTEDERAAGKTMMLCVSRARQELLVLDL; from the coding sequence ATGACCGACATCACGGCACGGGTGCGCGCCCGCAGGGACGAGGCGGAAGGCGTCTTCGCGCTCGACCTGGCCGACGCCTCCGGCGCCCCGCTGCCGCGCTGGCGTCCGGGTGCCCACATCGACGTCGCCGTGGGCCCGACCGGGGTCAGGCAGTACTCGCTCTGCGGCGACCCCGGCGACTCCGCGAGCTGGCGCATCGCCGTCCTGCACGAACCCGGCGGCCGGGGCGGCTCGGACCACCTGCACCGCACCGCGCTGGAGGGCTCGCTGCTCCAGGTCTCCGAGCCCCGTAACAACTTCGAGCTGGTCGAGGCCGAGGAGTACCTGTTCGTGGCGGGCGGGATCGGCATCACCCCGATCCTGGCCATGACCACCACCGCCGCGGCACCGTGGTCGCTCTACTACGGCGGCCGCAGCCGTGCCCACATGGCCTTCGCCGGATTGCTGGCGGAGCGCCACCCGGACGCCACGAGATTGCTGCCGCAGGACGAGCACGGCCTGCTCCCCATCACCGAGCTGCTTGACCGCCACCCCCGCGCCACCGTCTACTGCTGCGGCCCCGAACCGCTGCTCGCCGCCACCGTCGCGGCGGGCACCGAGCGCGGAATGCCCGTACACGTCGAACGATTCGCGCCCAAGCCGGTCGTGGCGGGGGCCGACACCGAGTTCGAGGTGCGGCTGGCGAGCACCGGCCGGACCTTCGTCGTGCCACCGGGACGATCCATCGCCGACGTGCTGGAGGGCGCGGGCGTCCCGGTCATCACCTCCTGCCGCGAAGGCACCTGCGGCAGCTGCGAGACGACCGTGCTCGCCGGCGCCGTCGACCACCGCGACTCACTGCTCACCGAGGACGAACGGGCCGCCGGGAAAACCATGATGCTCTGCGTCTCCCGCGCCCGGCAGGAGCTGCTCGTCCTCGACCTCTGA
- a CDS encoding GNAT family N-acetyltransferase — protein MSTPTELELKCRPACSADLARIVAIEADAFPDPYPYLVLRQLFDVHSSTWLVVEAEGLVIGYALMLENDGEAMLFTFAVHSDYRGHGYGSALLRDALTDQEKAGSKRVWLTVRPDNEEAIRRFARAGFRPSGYEEEYFGPNEPRFVYEYLIDR, from the coding sequence ATGAGTACACCTACCGAACTCGAGCTGAAGTGCCGACCGGCCTGCTCGGCCGACCTCGCCCGGATCGTTGCCATCGAAGCGGACGCTTTTCCCGACCCCTACCCCTACCTTGTGCTGCGCCAGCTATTCGACGTGCACAGCAGTACCTGGCTCGTCGTGGAGGCGGAGGGACTGGTGATCGGATACGCTCTGATGCTCGAGAATGATGGCGAGGCAATGCTTTTCACCTTCGCCGTCCATTCGGACTACCGAGGCCACGGTTACGGCAGCGCGCTGTTGCGTGACGCGCTGACAGATCAGGAGAAGGCCGGGAGCAAGCGGGTGTGGCTGACGGTGCGGCCCGACAACGAAGAGGCCATCAGGCGGTTCGCGCGTGCGGGCTTCCGGCCGTCGGGCTATGAGGAAGAGTATTTCGGACCGAACGAACCCAGGTTCGTCTACGAGTATTTGATCGACCGATGA
- a CDS encoding SCO2521 family protein: protein MPSDTPLIVLGETRTCLLPSAVALDRPAAGEFLGLIPGRSVWWRERPGTLAISPSLAVGVDCLLALRPGPARVVGTVATNLRLAGGRVLQSSAGTAVVRAAEQRRRPWPHYLHRKGTVEVIDSIPARAVASPMLEDGFLGGTRHGDILDLGSISERLLAGARSHPMLDQRPPVRVGATRLRWTARIGGDTGPSISMSLDDDTTRSVRLVIRDEAGIEDAQRFCEDLAAHDWLLTVLTALLAEADRFGVASRDQLEILSPALVHLTGLWMPGAHTPASMRTLWKELQTDPGFTRQWNILAARIRDGIAVSTLEFLRQRALGFDR from the coding sequence ATGCCGTCGGACACTCCATTGATCGTGCTGGGCGAGACCCGGACCTGCCTGCTGCCGTCGGCGGTCGCGCTCGATCGGCCGGCGGCCGGGGAGTTCCTCGGCCTGATTCCGGGACGTTCCGTGTGGTGGCGGGAGCGGCCGGGCACGCTGGCGATCTCGCCGTCGCTGGCCGTCGGGGTCGATTGCCTGCTCGCACTGCGTCCCGGGCCCGCCCGTGTCGTCGGGACAGTCGCGACGAATCTCCGGCTGGCGGGCGGCCGGGTACTGCAGTCGTCGGCCGGCACAGCGGTGGTGCGAGCGGCGGAACAGCGGCGGCGGCCGTGGCCGCACTATCTGCACCGGAAGGGGACGGTCGAGGTCATCGATTCCATTCCGGCGCGCGCCGTGGCGAGCCCGATGCTCGAGGACGGGTTCCTCGGCGGCACCCGCCACGGCGACATCCTCGATCTCGGCTCGATCAGCGAGCGACTACTGGCCGGCGCCCGCAGTCACCCCATGCTGGATCAGCGGCCCCCGGTACGGGTGGGTGCCACCCGCCTGCGGTGGACGGCTCGTATCGGCGGTGATACCGGGCCGTCGATCTCCATGTCGCTCGATGACGACACCACCCGCTCGGTGCGGCTCGTCATCCGCGACGAGGCCGGGATCGAGGACGCGCAACGATTCTGCGAGGACCTCGCGGCGCACGACTGGCTGCTGACCGTGCTCACCGCGCTGCTCGCGGAGGCGGACCGCTTCGGCGTCGCGAGCAGGGACCAGCTCGAGATCCTGAGCCCGGCCCTCGTGCACCTCACGGGGCTGTGGATGCCGGGGGCACACACCCCCGCCTCCATGCGCACCCTGTGGAAGGAGCTGCAGACCGACCCGGGATTCACTCGACAGTGGAACATCCTGGCAGCGCGGATCCGCGACGGCATCGCGGTGTCGACGCTGGAATTCCTCCGACAGCGGGCGCTGGGGTTCGACCGGTAG
- a CDS encoding SCO2522 family protein, whose translation MPLHPSYDEATEHAPVAHVPLSHLSIEVGHFRLKEITDDPALVRTEFRRIVPLISAFVESTRLRYGDGARISTCYLLDDYFQPDSDPSEIIPELLTAASEAGLVIDYLGRESGCWRAAPFANGAPRGEPLPVAEMAAARIVSEPAPPDNGSRPPTAQSGWLCNGRRSSEYEPSQAMRTRSYRPPEEFGRRSHSIFLDVELWTTRSAQGQPGKQWSCQFLAAVWHLFRLGMLRHHGAVVAEPHLWQGRPWPEEWQDLPPVMQLNPTAAPFAAFKTLSMLPKHHLPIEHAVRVILDHLDLDDDVTHDIVSRGAGDDIPIVVSRNINERVSHLLLDGS comes from the coding sequence ATGCCCCTTCACCCCTCCTACGACGAGGCCACCGAGCACGCACCGGTCGCCCACGTTCCGCTGTCGCACCTGTCGATCGAGGTCGGACACTTCCGGCTGAAAGAGATCACCGACGACCCGGCCCTCGTGCGCACGGAGTTCCGCCGGATCGTGCCGCTGATCTCGGCCTTCGTGGAATCCACCCGCCTCCGCTACGGCGACGGGGCCCGCATAAGCACCTGCTACCTGCTCGACGACTACTTCCAGCCGGACTCCGATCCGTCGGAGATCATTCCCGAACTGCTCACCGCGGCGAGCGAGGCGGGGTTGGTGATCGACTACCTGGGGCGGGAGTCGGGATGCTGGCGAGCCGCGCCGTTCGCCAACGGCGCGCCCCGTGGTGAACCTCTCCCGGTCGCCGAAATGGCAGCGGCGCGAATTGTTTCGGAGCCCGCACCGCCCGACAACGGCAGCAGGCCGCCCACCGCCCAGTCGGGATGGCTGTGCAATGGGCGACGGTCCTCCGAGTACGAGCCGAGCCAGGCGATGCGGACCCGCTCCTACCGGCCGCCGGAGGAGTTCGGCCGACGGTCGCACTCGATCTTCCTCGACGTCGAGCTCTGGACCACCCGGAGCGCGCAGGGGCAGCCCGGCAAACAGTGGTCCTGTCAGTTCCTGGCAGCGGTGTGGCACCTGTTCCGGCTCGGCATGCTGCGGCACCACGGAGCGGTGGTGGCCGAGCCGCATCTCTGGCAGGGCAGGCCATGGCCGGAGGAGTGGCAAGACCTGCCGCCCGTCATGCAGCTGAACCCGACGGCAGCGCCGTTCGCCGCCTTCAAGACCCTGTCGATGCTGCCGAAACATCATCTTCCGATCGAGCACGCCGTCCGGGTGATCCTGGACCACCTGGATCTGGACGACGACGTCACCCACGACATCGTCTCCCGCGGCGCCGGCGACGACATTCCGATCGTGGTGTCCCGCAACATCAACGAGCGAGTGTCACACCTACTGCTCGACGGTTCGTGA
- a CDS encoding SCO2523 family variant P-loop protein, which yields MLVFATSDKGGTGRSVTSCNIAHRLTLAGRNVAYVDFDFGSPTAGALFEIDGYERGVKAGGGVHSYLLGRTGEAVRLDVGSVTERAEFKRVAQRAGRLALFPGDEGGADLLTTNDEVVQRCAELLAHLASEFHVVIVDLSAGRTGALDIALRATALSPLRGTTARWLVFHRWTRQHILAAAGLVYEPHGLLDLGVQSGHDRSRLLGATRFVRTAVPVSPGQVGAERGAQAAWLQAQDEVLRRLAATNNVGKTKVLGTTPIEPILLWREQVILDNDINAHIANPETVTAYQELARRLVDDAAWEM from the coding sequence ATGCTGGTCTTCGCGACGTCCGACAAGGGCGGCACCGGGCGCTCGGTCACCAGTTGCAATATCGCCCATCGGCTCACCCTCGCGGGGCGGAATGTCGCCTATGTCGACTTCGACTTCGGCTCCCCCACCGCGGGTGCGCTGTTCGAGATCGACGGCTACGAGCGCGGCGTCAAGGCCGGTGGCGGAGTGCACTCCTACCTTCTCGGCAGGACCGGAGAAGCGGTTCGGCTCGATGTCGGCTCAGTGACGGAGCGCGCGGAATTCAAGCGGGTGGCCCAGCGCGCGGGCAGGCTGGCACTGTTCCCCGGTGACGAGGGCGGCGCCGACCTGCTCACCACGAACGACGAGGTCGTCCAGCGCTGCGCCGAGCTGCTGGCGCACCTCGCGAGCGAATTCCATGTGGTGATCGTCGACCTCAGCGCGGGCCGCACCGGCGCGCTCGACATCGCGCTCCGGGCGACAGCGCTGAGCCCGCTGCGTGGGACGACAGCGCGCTGGCTGGTCTTCCACCGGTGGACGAGACAGCACATCCTGGCGGCCGCAGGCCTCGTCTACGAACCGCACGGGCTCCTGGATCTCGGGGTCCAGTCCGGTCACGACAGGAGTCGGCTGCTCGGTGCCACCCGATTCGTCCGCACCGCCGTGCCGGTCTCGCCCGGCCAGGTCGGAGCCGAGCGCGGTGCTCAGGCGGCGTGGCTGCAAGCCCAGGACGAAGTGCTCCGCAGGCTCGCCGCCACCAACAACGTCGGAAAGACCAAGGTGCTCGGTACCACCCCGATCGAACCGATCCTGCTCTGGCGGGAGCAGGTGATCCTCGACAACGACATCAACGCCCACATCGCGAATCCCGAAACCGTGACCGCCTATCAGGAACTCGCCCGGCGTCTCGTGGACGACGCCGCCTGGGAGATGTAG
- a CDS encoding SCO2524 family protein codes for MRIKPRQQLLELWRAVVTYRSADAWLGGGREDSNSISDAEQLLCLLYPATEIDAFALDQPDRVAPDVHRALEPWGDSTEAGGLLVGLLEEYFQRYTDPDGEPVFSAGSYFRAADGHPTDAQLALDVVDSYSMSLSLCIAALRFLRGLEGALAGELRQSDRDVYERIGPLRAKTSARLTAAMTGLVRSFVINTPASADDAHGEILRMVSQNRSPSETLPRLTRELERLRVRASNEVEFGQLSGVDVADDRRLFECGWGWGIVRTAAEVDIVPTRLGSAPGHAAPRPYLYFTAVALDGISDLSSQRIRELELLNDEQRALGDALQLRFELARTYWSTVARFGGGRWPLEDIPWRTSDGQESDYYSLVVTAILIQDLVYRDSTDDLARTVAVFDQLARRGRITSRATTADPALALHHPGVLMELAGSDIDGGSLLHWYVSDYATMLLKRCLQASRLRTDVRTRDQLMSLAEAAMEHLTARMKRGGAAAGLWDEPDPAVAGGDSGVSWFITERMMECLVVAHNTFETDPLAPGTMVNRAVDLISEAEHLLNREELRIEGYQLSHSEREVGRIRQKLDRARDILTEQPATAHSLAAEALVALDDLAYARRQATR; via the coding sequence GTGCGGATCAAGCCACGGCAGCAGTTGCTGGAGCTGTGGCGAGCGGTTGTGACCTATCGCTCGGCCGACGCCTGGCTCGGCGGAGGTCGCGAAGATTCGAATTCGATCAGCGATGCCGAGCAGCTGCTGTGCCTGCTGTACCCGGCGACCGAGATCGATGCATTCGCCCTCGATCAGCCGGACAGGGTCGCGCCCGACGTGCATCGGGCACTGGAGCCGTGGGGCGATTCGACCGAGGCCGGTGGCCTGCTCGTCGGGCTGCTCGAGGAGTATTTCCAGCGCTACACCGATCCGGACGGGGAGCCGGTCTTCAGCGCGGGCTCCTACTTTCGCGCAGCCGACGGCCACCCCACCGACGCGCAACTCGCGCTCGACGTCGTCGACTCCTATTCCATGTCGCTGAGCCTGTGCATCGCGGCGCTCCGCTTCCTCCGCGGACTGGAGGGTGCGCTGGCGGGGGAGCTACGTCAGTCCGACCGGGACGTCTACGAGCGAATAGGGCCGCTCCGCGCGAAGACGAGCGCAAGGCTCACCGCGGCGATGACCGGGTTGGTCCGCAGCTTCGTCATCAACACTCCCGCGTCGGCCGACGATGCGCACGGCGAGATACTCCGGATGGTGAGCCAGAACCGCTCTCCCTCGGAGACGCTCCCGCGGCTCACTCGCGAACTCGAGCGGTTGCGGGTGCGCGCCTCGAACGAGGTCGAGTTCGGGCAGCTCTCCGGGGTCGACGTCGCCGACGACCGGCGGCTGTTCGAGTGCGGCTGGGGCTGGGGCATCGTCCGGACCGCGGCCGAGGTCGACATCGTGCCCACCCGGCTCGGCAGCGCACCGGGGCACGCCGCACCCCGCCCGTACCTCTACTTCACGGCGGTCGCGCTCGACGGAATCAGCGATCTCTCCTCGCAACGCATCCGGGAACTCGAGCTGCTGAACGACGAGCAGCGAGCCCTGGGCGACGCCCTGCAGCTGCGATTCGAGCTGGCGCGGACCTACTGGAGCACGGTCGCCCGGTTCGGCGGCGGGCGCTGGCCGCTGGAGGACATTCCGTGGCGTACCTCGGACGGTCAGGAGTCCGACTACTACAGCCTGGTGGTGACGGCCATCCTGATCCAGGATCTCGTCTACCGGGACAGCACCGACGACCTGGCGCGCACCGTTGCGGTCTTCGACCAGCTGGCCCGGCGCGGCCGGATCACCAGCCGGGCCACGACCGCCGACCCCGCCCTCGCGCTGCATCACCCCGGCGTCCTGATGGAGCTCGCGGGCAGCGATATCGACGGTGGTTCGCTGCTGCACTGGTACGTCTCCGATTACGCGACCATGCTGCTGAAACGCTGCCTGCAGGCGAGCAGATTGCGTACCGACGTACGGACCCGCGATCAGCTGATGAGCCTCGCGGAGGCGGCGATGGAGCACCTCACCGCCCGGATGAAGCGCGGCGGCGCGGCCGCCGGGCTGTGGGACGAGCCGGACCCCGCGGTCGCGGGTGGCGACTCGGGCGTCTCCTGGTTCATCACCGAACGGATGATGGAATGCCTGGTTGTCGCGCACAACACCTTCGAGACGGATCCGCTCGCGCCCGGCACCATGGTCAATCGCGCGGTCGATCTGATCAGCGAGGCCGAGCATCTGCTCAATCGCGAGGAGCTGCGCATCGAGGGCTATCAGCTCTCGCACAGCGAGCGCGAGGTCGGCCGGATCCGGCAGAAACTCGACCGGGCACGCGACATCCTGACCGAGCAACCCGCCACCGCGCACAGCCTGGCAGCGGAGGCCCTCGTCGCGCTGGACGACCTGGCCTACGCGCGCAGGCAAGCGACTCGGTGA